A region of Pseudomonas saponiphila DNA encodes the following proteins:
- the ureG gene encoding urease accessory protein UreG produces the protein MNAQPLRVGIGGPVGSGKTALTLALCLALRERYNLAVVTNDIYTREDADFLVRNQALAPERIIGVETGGCPHTAIREDASINLEAVDQLNRRFPGLDLILVESGGDNLSATFSPELSDLTIYVIDVSAGDKLPRKGGPGICKSDLLVINKIDLAPLVGASLEMMNSDTQRMRGGKPFVFSNQKTGQGLQDIIAFIERQGLLTAA, from the coding sequence ATGAACGCACAACCTCTGCGTGTCGGCATCGGCGGCCCGGTGGGCTCCGGCAAAACCGCCCTGACCCTGGCCCTGTGCCTGGCCCTGCGCGAACGCTACAACCTGGCGGTGGTGACCAACGACATCTACACCCGCGAAGACGCCGACTTCCTGGTGCGCAACCAGGCCCTGGCCCCGGAGCGGATCATCGGTGTGGAAACCGGCGGCTGCCCGCACACCGCGATTCGCGAAGACGCCTCGATCAACCTGGAAGCGGTGGACCAGTTGAACCGGCGCTTTCCCGGGCTCGACCTGATCCTGGTGGAATCCGGCGGCGACAACCTCTCGGCCACCTTCAGCCCTGAACTGTCGGACCTGACCATCTACGTGATCGACGTTTCCGCTGGCGACAAGCTGCCGCGCAAGGGCGGTCCGGGGATCTGCAAGTCCGACCTGCTGGTGATCAACAAGATCGACCTGGCGCCACTGGTGGGCGCCTCCCTGGAGATGATGAACAGCGACACCCAGCGCATGCGCGGCGGCAAGCCGTTCGTCTTCAGCAACCAGAAAACCGGCCAGGGCCTGCAGGACATCATCGCCTTCATCGAACGCCAGGGCCTGCTGACCGCGGCCTGA
- a CDS encoding HupE/UreJ family protein produces the protein MTLKSILGALALLLTPALAFAHPGHGDNGLLAGISHPIGGLDHLLAMVAVGLWAAQQQGAARWALPCTFVGTMLMGGLLGFEGLNLPALENGIAASVLALGLAVALAVRPPLSLALAATALFALFHGVAHGLELPDMSSPWTYAAGFVAATAALHAAGYAVVRVLPQAAAPLVRVAGAASAATGVWLLAG, from the coding sequence ATGACCTTAAAATCCATCCTCGGGGCCCTGGCCCTGCTGCTGACCCCGGCCCTGGCCTTCGCCCATCCGGGCCACGGCGACAACGGCCTGCTGGCCGGCATCAGCCACCCCATCGGCGGCCTCGACCACCTGCTGGCCATGGTCGCCGTCGGCCTATGGGCGGCCCAGCAGCAAGGCGCGGCGCGCTGGGCGCTGCCCTGCACCTTCGTCGGCACCATGCTCATGGGTGGCCTGCTGGGTTTTGAAGGCTTGAACCTGCCGGCCCTGGAGAACGGCATCGCCGCGTCGGTCCTGGCCCTGGGCCTGGCCGTGGCCCTGGCCGTGCGCCCGCCGCTGAGCCTGGCGCTCGCCGCCACCGCGCTGTTTGCCCTGTTCCACGGCGTGGCCCACGGCCTGGAGCTGCCGGACATGTCCAGCCCCTGGACCTACGCCGCCGGTTTTGTCGCGGCCACCGCGGCCCTGCATGCCGCCGGTTATGCCGTGGTGCGGGTACTGCCGCAGGCGGCGGCGCCGCTGGTGCGCGTGGCCGGTGCGGCCTCGGCCGCCACAGGGGTGTGGTTGCTGGCGGGCTGA